A region of the Cydia strobilella chromosome 18, ilCydStro3.1, whole genome shotgun sequence genome:
AGAGACAATTGTTTTCTCTAAAAAAACCTCTCGTCGGCTTCAtcaaaaaggtatttcattaagtCCTAGCTAGAAAAGTCGTGATGGACTTGAAAGATCCCACATTCCTTCGTTCCTTGATGAAGAATGTTCATTTTAAAAGGCCGtttctttcttttgtttttgatcTTTTCCTTGGCAGTTAATGAAATGTTTTGTTTTGACTTATCGAATTTAACTTGATTTTTATGAGTAGGTTTATTCAGGAAAATGGAAGAGTcagtatgatatgatatgatatgatatgatatttattggtaaatatttatattatttatgtctaATTTAATTCTTAATACCTACAGGAAGCAGGTAACCGCTTTTTTAGCTTCTTCAGAAAGGTCACGTTAAGTTTTGTAGTTAGATAACTTTTTTGGTCGTTTAATTTTccggatttttttttacaatagcgGAAACTGGCATAAAGGACTTTTCCAGCAGGTTCTATGGCACTTAAGCtacctatattacctatattattaattaatttttatccaatattttttgtaaataattggcatgtaatattaatattatacaatagaaagaaaagaaagaaagaaaaagcatttattagcacaacataacaagactaaaactagaaataattaaacagaatgaggttgcgctaaatggtccttactcagcttggtgtcacggtgtgagccaacatggcacactctgcgacgctgattttcagtaaggcccagtagatggactagtaaacacaatgtaaaaaataaataagggaaagcttaaatacaaataacaatcaaattacttaattaaaattagcctatacctaagtcttatgaatgtttgtgtgtatgtatgtatgtaagtgtctatgcgatttgtgtgtgagtgactgagtgtgcacggttgcctAAGTGTTGCATTTTTGCTTAGCCAGTATGAATTTACGGAGGTGAATTTTAAAGGTGGACACGGTTTTCGAATTACGTACTGGTGGTGGCAAATCATTCCAACACTTGGTGGCAGCGAAACGAAAGCTGCCACGGAAGGCAACCGTGCGGTGTGGAGGAAAAGTGAGTCGTGATGCGTGTCTTATGGCGCGCgcacaataaatgattatgtaAATGATAATTACCCCTTACTgcatgttatatattttttatttatttgaacttgaataactgtcaatagagttgaatatcataTCCGTCATATATGGCTCCGTATGCGGTAAAGAGTTAAGACTATCTTatgttcgctgtgataatgactcaacgtaagttttttttaagcttatgaagcagggtggtattccacctgtacAATGTGTATtgcacattttgcttagtgtgCAAACTGCACATTGGACCGAGATATTGGACAGATAGAATAGCAaccttatcgcgaggtctacagctcacagagccactaaaacaatattacaaatgtttttatacatttgtTAATTTGGTATTTTCCGGCAGTATTTTTGTTACGCCCATGTATTTGTCTCGTCAGCATAAAGTGCGGTATgcgattttgtttttaaaccaCCGAGCGAATTTACTCTCTCGTGTAAATTCAGAATAAGCGGCATTCGGCTGCGTCCATTTCAATGCATTAAACATGCAAACGGTGCAGTTTGGAAGTTCGATCGCGTAACTAACTGATGGAAATTCTGCCTATATACAGATTACAGTTACACTTGGATAATACCGACTACTTTGTATATAAAAACTGTAGGTATgtgagatgttttttttttgattaataAAATAGGAAATTAACCGAATTAACGCAGCTGgagtgatgggcacctttgcgtcggggACAGCCCGGGACGGTTTTCAGTAGGTAGTTTATACACATTTAGTTTATAGTTATATTTAGGTTTAgtaattaagtttagtttttaattagtttaactattacctatgtacctattttattaaactGTATGTTGCTTAtggtaacattaaatttaaaagcaaGATTATTAGGTTCAGTCAGCTTCTGGTTGTTATTGTATCCCGTAGTCAACAGTCCAATGAACAACTTGTGCAAAAACTTACTTCTAATTTGTCTAAAGTTTTCTCATCTAGTGAAGTTTGGCAGTCAGCttcacatatttaattaataatatgctATTTGTTCTTGCGAAGCGAATGAGTTCAGCTATACTTAATCCTCTTTCCATTAACTTCCTCCCTTTCCCCAGCAACTCCTAGTATTTCAGTTACAAGGGCTCAGTCATGCCTGAGAACAATAAGTCATGAATTCACTATGTCAACCGGATAAGGCACAAATGCTGGTCTCTCACAGACCGCACAGCTTTCTCGAGACCTTTGTAAACCTTACTCACCATCAGGAACACAAAATACTTACAGATCAAGTAGCTGTGTTGCAGATGATAGCGGACAGGCTGGACTCGCCCGTCCTCGGCCGCTTCATGGATCTGCATGTTATGAGAAGGAGTTCACGGGATGCATGAAGCGGCGGAGGGGGTGGTCGCATCTTATACTcgtatgtttttgttttgtaatttttattttattttattttagttttcctttccttttaataatattctaacatagttctaaagtaaagagttactaaccatattatggaacctatgttttctgaattaaataatttttattttattttatttattttatttatagggtCTTCACAAAGGTGGAGTTTCCATACTGACTTTAAGTAGATTCGAGCGCGATGACGTTCCGTTTTGCTCCACTTTTCTTATGGTTTTGTATGTACTTGAAAAACATAACCGGGTCCAAAATAGACAAATAACAGTGTTATAATGGTCGTGGTCTTATGTATGGTGgcagtttttgtatttgtacttGCCAGTTTGATGTGCTCCAGATTCAATCGAGTCTTTTCACTAGTCCTCTCTTGTGCTCTTAGATGTAGGTAGCATtatttatcgaatttaaactgttgtgagacatactatcattaaatcattttacggtttagactcacttgttttagtcactcgcgcgacatgtttcggagagcctaggtctcctttctcaagcactaatagtgcgagcagcgttcacgacgaccgtgtattgcgttgCGTACTCCTAGCTACCTAGCTCCTGGAGACCTAggttctccgaaacatgtcgcgcgagtgactaaaacaagtgagtctaaaccgtaaaatgatttaatagcattatttatattatatatttccaaGGCCGGGTCCAAACACCAATCCCGTTTTCCTCAATTGATTTTCAATTCCGTTTATATTCTCGGATGCACAACACGGTATATACAGAGAGTAGCTGGGAACCGACCCGCTGCGTATCAATAATGCAGGCTAGCGGACAAAACACTTAGCGGGGTCGGATCCGATACGTATACGTTTGGGGGGCTGACGCCATTGCGTATCGTCTTTTGTAGACGTATAGATTTTACTGTTGTGTTCAATTCATTTTTGTTAGGAGGCCTAGGTACCTACCCTCATTGATTtagtatatgtatttttatcaaatcggatcggtcggagtggcgagccttgggggaggcctatgtccagcagtggacgtctatcggctgacatgatgatgatgatgatgattttttatcaatatgtatatactttaaTATGATTAAATATGtgtgttactttttagggttccgtacccaaagggtaaaaacgggaccctattactaagactccgctgtccgtctgtccgtccgtctgtccgtctgtctgtctgtcactaggctgtctcgtgatctgtgatagctagacagctgaaattttcacagatgatgtatttcggttgccgctataacaacaaatactaaaaacagaataaaatagagatttaagtggggctcccatacaaaaacgtgatttttgaccggagttaagcaacgtcgggcggggtcagtacttggatgggtgaccgtttttatagttaatggtacggaaccctttgtgtgtgagtccgactcgcacttggccggtttttttattaaatgaaacATTTCTAAATTATGCTATAGGCTGCAAAAgacagtcatcatcatcatcttcctcgcgttgtccgggcattttgccacggctcatgggagcctggggtccgcttagcaactaatcccaggaattgacgtgggcactagttttacgaaagcgactgccatctgaccttccaacccagaggggaaactacgCCTTTTTTGggatattgttataaatatatattattctaTATATATTGTATGAGAGACCAGCATATTTACTTTTCTCTTTTCCATTAGTGTTTTGTATCATAGTATTTCTAGAAGTTTTAACTGTTAGAATAGATTTACATTACTTAATAAGAGGTCTAAGATTTAGCAGTAGATATTCAACCGAATTCACAATGTTACTACAAAATGCAACTGAGCTTTCACTCTATTCCGCATTAGAGCGCGTACCAGGTAATTTGTGCGTGGGAGGGAAATATTTTCGTTCGAGAAAACCGTTTTGTGTTATACGGTGGTATACATTGTAGCCAACAATGTAGTTAAACGAGTTTttaaataatcgaatttaaactgttgtgagacatactaacattaaataatttcacggtttagactcacttgttttagtcactcgcgcgacgcACGCAACgcacgcaatacacggtcgtcgtgaacgctgctcgcactattagtgcttgagaaaggagacctaggctctccgaaacatgtcgcgcgagtgactaaaacaagtgagtctaaaccgcgaaattatttaatgagttttttaatagttttatgaCTAGATATtgaaacataatatttatttagtcgaTTTTATTTAACCTACTTTTTATAGCCGTTGTtgagcgttggaggtaatggcgaccaaatgaaagcagagaatctgatatcttaatttaatgttttacagaaggctggttagaaaaagtgctcttatctacatacatgtagaagcttatatagtaaagtacagcgccacactatgacactacggatgggttaggaactattacatacattgacatagctaacagcttattgagcacttaaactagtacacaatagtttcggtagatgtcacctttacatatcataggacgattgagagacttaatctgtctagattaggtaagtaggtacttaggtatgctaatacctacttatctgctacttgttaagataggtcttaacattttgccaccccttgaaatagttaatgttttatgagtaacattaggtatttcaaagaataggctttatacattttacctatcagtaaggatgggcagagttctttgttacgagttatagttaggtaattacttaaattttaattagatctgtgcccattcttataaatgaaacaacaataggaaatgatttttattttaaatagggagtaggtattctaattatgtacataggtactaggtaagtaaggtaatttaggtacttaattatacttatttgacacttagttataattatttgaactttacattaggttggtactgttggtaggtatttactacttatatgaCTTCACCCGAAGTAGGTAATGGACAAATGTTATTGAACGCGCGTTGGATGTCCCCTCTGGCGGTTCGGATGACGGCCACCCTGGTGACGCCATCCCGGCCCGGCTGCGTCGCGACGATCTTGCCCAGCCTCCACCGGCAGGGCGGCAGACGCTCGTCTCGTACCAGGACGACGGTGTCGACTGCGAGGCTTGGGCCGCGCGCGCTCCTCCACTTCGTGCGTTCCTGCAGCGTTCCGATGTAGTCACGTGACCAGCGCCGCCAGAAGTCCTGCGTGATTTGTTGCAAAAGTTGATAGTGAGTTAATCGGTTCTTTGGTACATGGTTATAATCTTCGTCCGGAAGTGAATTTGGTGCTTTTCCAATTAAAAAGTGAGCTGGCGTAAGGACAGGATAGTCAGGATTTGAACTAGGTAAGGGACATAGTGGCCTAGAATTTACCATAGATTCTACCTGATATAGGATTGATACAAATTGTTCGTAAGTTAACAAAGATAACCCTAACactctttttaaatgatatttggtaagttttatactagattcccATAGGGACCCCATATGAGGTGTATAGACAGGAATAAAACTCCATTTTATGCCCTCGTCTGCGCAATGAGATACTAGCTCGCTCGAGCTgtcctgtaggtatttttgtaaatcttttagCTCGTTACTAGCCCCATGAAAGGTTGTTGAATTGTCACTCACCAACTCCTTCGGTTTACCTCTCCTGGCGATGAATCGTCGCAGCGCCGCCAGGAAATTGGCTGACTCGAGCCCTGTAATTAATTCGAGATGAATTGCCTTTgttgcaaaacaaataaacactgcTATATAGCACTTAGAGACCTTGTAACCACGCCCTGTcctatctctaatgttataaggTCCTCCATAATCGATACCCGTGATAGCAAAGGGGGGGGAAGGATTTACCCTTGAGGGGGGTAAGTTTCCCATTATAGGGTTAGTAGTCTTTGGATTTGCTCTAAAACACGGAacgcatttatttacaattttcgagGCTAACATCCTACCTTTTGTTGGCCAGATGCGCTCGCGAATAGTTGAAAGTAATAACTGAGGGCCAGCGTGCAGAGTACGTATATGTGCGTTTGCCATCAGTAGTTTGGTAAGCGCGTGCTCGTGACTTAATATTAAaggatgttttttttcatatgcatAATGCGAAAGACCGATTCGTCCGCCTACGCGAACGAGTCCGTCCTTCATGAATGGgtgtaaagataatatttttgatttgttaagaaccggtttattgttttgcaataatttatattcgtgtgggaatgattccatttgtgcatgtctaattaatgcgtgatccgatttttttaattcttctacGGACAATGGtcctgataatttattatttggattaattgttcgagttttattttttgtattatatataaatcgaagtatgtatgctaatacatgaATAAGTGTTTTATCGCTTGACCACCTGTGGAAAAGATATTGTATCGTGTCGTTAGATTCTGTGCTAATAGCCAAGGTGAGAGTTATGTTTACGTCGCTCTCGGCCTCGGGTGCATGATTTAGTGACTCAGAATCGTGGGTCGGCCATGTGTCCGGACTTTGGGTCAACCACGCCGGCCCAGACCACCATAACTGGTTGGTTTCCAGCTTGCCTGGTGCTACCCCTCGGGACAAAAGGTCGGCGGGGTTATCCTCCGAGCGGACCCATGACCACTCGTGCTTGTTTGTAAGTGATAATACTTTTGTGACTCTGTTACtaacaaaacaagttaatttagggttactattttttatccaacataatgttatttttgaatctGACCACAGGTTGATTccggaaacgtcacattttaatgctcgttttattttgtcgacatgtgtcgcgagcagtaaactggaacaaagttccaaatttggaatagtttggggttgtattggacttatttttgattttgagtaaAGTAGGTGAACTTGTACGTTTCCTACTCTATCGCTTGATCGTATATAGATGGCAGCGCCATAGGCTTTAATACTACTGTCACAGAACCCATGAATTTGTATCGTTACATAATTGGGTATGACTGTACATCTCGAAATTTTCAAttggtttaataaaaacaagtctcGATAGAATGTGTTCCATTCTTGGATCAAGTCTTGTGTTAATTCGGTATCCCAATCTAATTGagccttaaataatttttgaataaatattttggctactACAATTACTGGTCCCGTCAAGCCTAGGGGGTCGAAAATGGACGAAATTACCCCTAGTACCTTTCTTTTGGTGAttgggtgtgaaatttggttttcTTTAATGGTATACATAAGCTCATCTGAGTCACTAGACCACGCTAAACCCAGGACCTTATGTGTTTTATCTCCAAATtcggttgtgtgtgtgttttggtgtgtgtgtgtttcgctCACCCGTTTTATGATGACTTCGGAATTGGACTTCCATTTCCGCAGCGTGAAGTTGGCTCCCCGCAGGATCTCGTTCACCTGTGATGCAGTTTCAGCTACCTGATTCTCGTCGTCGCCGCCGGCGATAAAATCGTCCATGTAGAACTGGTTCGCTATGGCCTCTGCAGCTGCTGGAAATGTGTGTTGGTTTTCGTttgacaattgtaacaaacatCTGGTTGCAATATGTGGTGCTGACTTTAAGCCGAAACTTAATGTGGTCAGCATATAAATTTGGAGTCGTTGGTGAGTATTTTCCCGCCAAAATATGCATTGTAGGTATTGTTGATTTggtttaacataaatacatctgtacattttttgtatgtcaGCGTTAATAACATATTGGTATTTTCGGAATCGTAGAAGTATATTTATGAGTTCGTCCTGTATTATTGAGCCTTTGTATTGGATATCATTCAAAGAAATGCCGTTATCAGTTCTGCATGAGCAGTCGAAAACAATTCGAATAGGGGTTGAGGGGGAGTCGCGAAAAACAGCTTGGTGGGGTAGAAAATTACATGGGCCATCATAATTATCTTGTAATTGAATCATATGGCCAGCTTGTTCGAACTCGCGCATGAAATTcacatatttatctttaaattcgGGGTTCCGCTCGAACTTGGATTCTAATGTTTTGAACCTCCGATATGCTATGTGCCTAGATTGACCTAACTTGGTAGGTGGCTGCTTTAATGGAAGTTCTATTTCGAAATTACCCTCAGAGTTGTGAGTGTGAGTTTTCAGAAATATATCCTCACATTGTTTTTCATCATAGGGTAAATTTGGTGCGGAACCCTCCTCTATTtcccaaaacttttttaattgagtttctactgtaactttacattgaatggcagactcggtttttttttgtacggaacccgtgaCTATCCATCCTAATCGCGAGCGTCTCAGAACCGGTAATCCGGGCCCGAGCTTGTATTTACCGGTAAGAAGTAAATCAAAGAATATCTCCCCACCGATAAGCAAATCTACATCTTGAGCTAAGTTAAACTCGTCATCAGCTAATTTATAACGCGACGGAATGTGCCAACGTTGCACGTTtggtattaaaatgttggtagtaCAAATTATAGGCGTAATAAAACAGGACAAATTCGTTGTAAAGGTTCCGTCTAAGGAATGCAATGTTACGTCACACGATTCTAAAAGGCTAGACACTTTTTCATTGAAACCTATGACATTTAAGGCAAGTTGTTCCTTGtttaattgtaactttttggccgcgttttcggtaatgaaattttcttgcGAGCCATTGTCTAAAAATGCCTTCATTTTATGCACATTGTTATGCTTATCCCTAACGAGCACTTGGGCTGTTGTAAGGAAAACTGACCTATTTCGcgcattgtttatttgtttttcgattAAAGTGTTATTCGACAAGGTAGTCTCGATTTGACTAGAACTCGGTTGTTCGTCGATTAACGTTGATATTGGTAATCGCGTTGGTACGGGGTTACTACCTACATGAGTGTTGGTATTTGGTTTGTGTAGTAACGTATGATGCTTGCCCTTACATACTCGACATGTACTGGCCCTGCAGTTTGTTAAGACATGCGTTCCGGACAAACAATTAAAGCATAATCGTAATTTATTCACGGCTCGGATGCGCGCGATAACGTTTAATGCACTAAACTTTGGACACTGATTAATATAATGCGTACTCGAACAATACGGACACTGGTTACATTTAAACTGTTTGGAGGTTACCTTGATAGGTTCGGACGTGGTTACCATGGCCTTCTTGGAAGTGCTGGGTGCGTCCGATGGTACTGCTGGGCTGGTCGCTTCCAGCCGGTCAGCTCGGTTCTTTAGGAAGGTTTTGAAATCCTGCAACGAAGGCAATTTTCTCAAATCAACACTGTTTTCCCACTTTGATTGCAATCGACTGTCTAACTTTTTAACTAACATGTGAATAATTGCGAGATCCCAATTTtcggtaggtacatttaatgagCGCAAAGATCTCAAATGTTTGGAAATATTATCGCACAGACCTCTTAGACCCGAAGGAGTTGACGGTACCGGTTCCACGTCGAACAAGGCTCGCATGTGGTTGGTGACTAAACGTTTAGGATTATTATAACGTTCACAAAGCATCTGCCACGCGAGCATGTACGCGTCCTCGGAGAAATCGAGCGAACTAATTACCTCAAGTGCGCCGTCTTGTAAACAActgcgtaggtacttatattttacgatCGGTGCTAAGCTAGCTTGGTTGACTAGGGCATCAAATGTGTCTCGAAATTGCAGCCACTGTGTTAGGTCTCCGTCGAAGCTAGGGAGGCTAATTTCGGGATATTTTATCGACTCACCGAGGGGTTGCTGCGGCGGGGCTTGCGGACTATGGTCATTTGGTGTTGAATCGGTATCTACCTTCGCCAGCAGCTTGCCCTTAGCGCTAAGTCGGTAAAATGTGTCCTCAAATGACATACGCTCGGCCTCGTGGGCTTCGATGTCCCCTTCGTCGCTGCACAGTGTCTCGATCCGGTCCTGTATCTCAGAGAAATCATTGTATAactttggtaattgttctagtcTTAAGCTTATGTCTACAATTATTTCGGCCGTCAATGCACTTGAGTCGAttctttctataaatttattaaatacagttaattttcGCTTACAGACACCTCGTCTATTTTTTAACTGCCTAATTTCTAACTCTTCTAGAGTGCTTTTGGAAGTTTCTAACATGATTAAGaacgattacaatttacaatttgtaggaaataaatcgattacaattaaatttggtAGGGAGATTTGGTAGATAGGTTAGGGAATGCCAGCTCACTTGCCTTCTCGATTGATGCTCGTGCGCGTGGCGTAGCTTGGTGATTGCCCTCGCTTGGGCGCTCCTTCTGCCTCTGGTGTGGTACCACCCACGTGGTCCCTTTGGTACTTGCGGTAGCCGTTCCCTGCTGCGGCTGCGGTGCCACGCACGTGGTCCCGCTTTGGTGGCTCGGTCGGCGCCTGTCGCGTTGGCTCAGGCCGCTCGATCGAGTGGTGTGGTCGCCTCCTAGTCACCTCTTCAGCTTCTTCAGGTCGGCGGAGCCCCACGCGGTTGCTGCCTACGTGGTAACGTTGCTCTCCCGGCCTAAATCAGGATACGCGGCGATTCCTCGACGTACCGGCtcgcaaattttactaaatttactagcgattcgctttaaagtactgagattaaccgcgatttaaactaggggtcaccattatgttgagcgttggaggtaatggcgaccaaatgaaagcagagaatctgatatcttaatttaatgttttacagaaggctggttagaaaaagtgctcttatctacatacatgtagaagcttatatagtaaagtacagcgccacactatgacactacggatgggttaggaactattacatacattgacatagctaacagcttattgagcacttaaactagtacacaatagtttcggtagatgtcacctttacatatcataggacgattgagagacttaatctgtctagattaggtaagtaggtacttaggtatgctaatacctacttatctgctacttgttaagataggtcttaacagcCGTATATCGTTTTGAATCTTTGCAAAGTACCTAAATCATAAGACAATACCTACCAAGGTACATTCGGCAACTAttaacggcctgattcgaactttaagatacgtaaaaaatttgctaaagatacgacatggatcgggtatgtcagtgtcaaatgttGAGGCCTAGGCTCCTTTCTAGGTATAATAGTGCAGGGATGCCCAAGTGGAtacaaagatttattttataaattaggaTTAAATTACCTTCaaaaaaacgtcacttgacaCTCCATCCAAATCgcatctttagcaaatttttgacgtactTATCTTAaaattcgaatcaggccgtaagtgtgtttttaaaaatgaaatttttagtAGAAACTTATTAACCTTAGCCATACTTTGAGTTGCCAGTTATTTCAGcatgtcattttaaaaccaggagtcgtagcacggtacgcttatcaccatgcctgtcacgttctaacaagtatgtgagtgcgaaagtgacggacttagtgataggggaaaccatgctgcgcgggcagagcATATATAACATCGATTGTATTGCGGCGGCGGCTTTGTTCCCGTGACTGAAAAAACAGTACTtaagtataaataatttaaatagataactagcgacccgccccggcttcgcacgggtgcaatgctgatataaaccttcctcttgaatcactatctattaaaaaaaaccgcatcaaaatccgttgcgtagttttaaatatctaagcatacatagggacagacatacatccagacagcaggaagcgactttgttttatggtttattattgtatactatgtagtaatataataatgtctAACCCGCTGCAAgactcaattaattaattagttttattcCTTTCTAGCACATGTATAAGTCCAACTGACAgaactatagttatttgttatacaagggtgcaattGAGTGTTTCAAcgcacgagaagtaaaatacatttgcacccgtgtgtaacacaaaacttttcacctcactatagcgaggaaagtgcaacatccacaggacacacacatacatcatcttcatcactggagtcactcatttttacgatattataacaaaaaactctggaaattctgtatttttacgtgagaagtttttaagtaaaaaatttgttgacaatgttgacattactgacgtcaatgatgcgttttgaaattgcatcgactcaacttgtgcgttcagaattatattttacatcattattaaaaaacaaacgtttcttatggaactttaaggtttatgacataaaatcattaaataaagctaaatttggtattttttattagattctcaaaccatttgtttaatgataattaataccgaacgaaccattattatgagcgttttacgttttacgTTTACGTTTTACGTTTGCTTTACGTTTACGTTTTACGTTttgctacttaaacacgctccatccaaggtcatattactttccccactagtggataaaatgtgtttttccccgcttgttttaaagaataaaagacatctttccgagctagtgaggggaaaagacaATTTCTTAGGTatctaattgaggcttgtagcttCTATTATATAAGAAAAGTATTTGTAACCTTCATAAGAAATACGTAACGTATAGCTATAGAGACATTGTATAAGAAGCTTGTATTCTTCACAGTGAGCACACAGCTTAAGCCGCAAAACTTCTGCAAAACTAAAGCTGGAAAGTCACCTATCATATTAAGTTGCAGCTTGGAGCGCG
Encoded here:
- the LOC134749321 gene encoding uncharacterized protein LOC134749321 isoform X2, with amino-acid sequence MVTTSEPIKVTSKQFKCNQCPYCSSTHYINQCPKFSALNVIARIRAVNKLRLCFNCLSGTHVLTNCRASTCRVCKGKHHTLLHKPNTNTHVGSNPVPTRLPISTLIDEQPSSSQIETTLSNNTLIEKQINNARNRSVFLTTAQVLVRDKHNNVHKMKAFLDNGSQENFITENAAKKLQLNKEQLALNVIGFNEKVSSLLESCDVTLHSLDGTFTTNLSCFITPIICTTNILIPNVQRWHIPSRYKLADDEFNLAQDVDLLIGGEIFFDLLLTGKYKLGPGLPVLRRSRLGWIVTGSVQKKTESAIQCKVTVETQLKKFWEIEEGSAPNLPYDEKQCEDIFLKTHTHNSEGNFEIELPLKQPPTKLGQSRHIAYRRFKTLESKFERNPEFKDKYVNFMREFEQAGHMIQLQDNYDGPCNFLPHQAVFRDSPSTPIRIVFDCSCRTDNGISLNDIQYKGSIIQDELINILLRFRKYQYVINADIQKMYRCIYVKPNQQYLQCIFWRENTHQRLQIYMLTTLSFGLKSAPHIATRCLLQLSNENQHTFPAAAEAIANQFYMDDFIAGGDDENQVAETASQVNEILRGANFTLRKWKSNSEVIIKRVSETHTHQNTHTTEFGDKTHKVLGLAWSSDSDELMYTIKENQISHPITKRKVLGVISSIFDPLGLTGPVIVVAKIFIQKLFKAQLDWDTELTQDLIQEWNTFYRDLFLLNQLKISRCTVIPNYVTIQIHGFCDSSIKAYGAAIYIRSSDRVGNVQVHLLYSKSKISPIQPQTIPNLELCSSLLLATHVDKIKRALKCDVSGINLWSDSKITLCWIKNSNPKLTCFVSNRVTKVLSLTNKHEWSWVRSEDNPADLLSRGVAPGKLETNQLWWSGPAWLTQSPDTWPTHDSESLNHAPEAESDVNITLTLAISTESNDTIQYLFHRWSSDKTLIHVLAYILRFIYNTKNKTRTINPNNKLSGPLSVEELKKSDHALIRHAQMESFPHEYKLLQNNKPVLNKSKILSLHPFMKDGLVRVGGRIGLSHYAYEKKHPLILSHEHALTKLLMANAHIRTLHAGPQLLLSTIRERIWPTKGRMLASKIVNKCVPCFRANPKTTNPIMGNLPPSRVNPSPPFAITGIDYGGPYNIRDRTGRGYKVSKCYIAVFICFATKAIHLELITGLESANFLAALRRFIARRGKPKELVSDNSTTFHGASNELKDLQKYLQDSSSELVSHCADEGIKWSFIPVYTPHMGSLWESSIKLTKYHLKRVLGLSLLTYEQFVSILYQVESMVNSRPLCPLPSSNPDYPVLTPAHFLIGKAPNSLPDEDYNHVPKNRLTHYQLLQQITQDFWRRWSRDYIGTLQERTKWRSARGPSLAVDTVVLVRDERLPPCRWRLGKIVATQPGRDGVTRVAVIRTARGDIQRAFNNICPLPTSGEVI